In Acidimicrobiia bacterium, one genomic interval encodes:
- the mihF gene encoding integration host factor, actinobacterial type, which yields MSTPPELSVEERLAALAKAAEVRRSRAELKERLKMGSLSLEELLETAKSDEVAARTKVLAVLESLPGVGKVKARRAMEEIGIAESRRVRGLGPQQRQALLDMFPPSFR from the coding sequence ATGAGCACGCCTCCAGAATTGAGTGTTGAAGAACGACTTGCAGCTCTAGCAAAAGCAGCAGAGGTACGCCGGAGTCGAGCGGAACTAAAAGAACGCTTGAAGATGGGTTCTCTGTCGCTTGAGGAGCTGCTTGAGACTGCGAAGAGCGATGAAGTAGCCGCACGTACTAAAGTACTGGCTGTTTTAGAATCGCTTCCTGGCGTAGGTAAGGTGAAAGCACGCCGAGCAATGGAAGAGATTGGTATTGCCGAATCGCGTCGTGTGCGGGGTTTAGGTCCTCAGCAGCGACAAGCGCTTTTGGACATGTTTCCCCCGTCTTTTCGATAG
- the carB gene encoding carbamoyl-phosphate synthase large subunit produces MPRRQDLKTVMLIGSGPIVIGQACEFDYSGTQAARVLREEGFRVVLANSNPATIMTDPDFADATYIEPLDLTVLTAIIEKERPDALLATLGGQTALNLAIELAEAGVLERFGVELIGADAQAIETAENRQLFKEAMQEIGLEVPRSGVATTMEQARKIVAEVGLPVVIRPAFILGGKGTGIAATSEQFEEIASAGLHASPISEILIEESIAGWKELEYEVIRDSNDNAIIVCSIENFDAMGVHTGDSITVAPAQTLTDSEHQILRDAALRCVRRVGVKNGGSNVQFALNPTDGRVVIIEMNPRVSRSSALASKATGFPIAKISTRLAIGYTLDEIPNDMTGSTLASFEPAIDYVVTKVPRWAFEKFPGTSGRLGTSMQSVGEVMAIARTFPESIQKALRSLEQGRGGLNCDEGEAIFDQQGVEALLEAVKIATPDRPFEIESLLRNGVSVETLNAATGIDPWFLNQMLRIVDARTTYSRKGPNELQANDWRTLKQLGFSDHQLGWLWKIDEDKVRQMRLAQGVKAVFKTVDTCAGEFESNTPYHYSSYDEEDEVVIGDKPKIVILGSGPNRIGQGIEFDYCCVHASFALREAGYETVMINCNPETVSTDYDTSDRLYFEPLTFEDVQNILDLEKPVGVVVSLGGQTPLKLAEVLPPELVLGTSPRSIDLAEDREQWNALCSQLEIPQPPGGTATNIDEAKEITAAIGYPALIRPSYVLGGRAMQIVYGDEGLAAAMAELADSGSLGREGGLSANRPVLIDRFLEDATEVDVDALRDASGETILGGIMEHVEQAGVHSGDSACTLPPTTLSHQALSTIEAYTRAIAESLEVVGLLNVQYAVKDDQVYVIEANPRASRTVPFVAKATGVPLAKLAARVMAGATIESLRQEGIARTPVVGDHVAVKEAVLPFNRFPEADAVLGPEMRSTGEVMGIDLTVGLAFAKSQLAAGTRLPESGTIFLSLADRDKPMGVEAATTFSQLGFKLVATSGTAQALSDAGLKVETIVAKMGEDGPNAVDLIRGGHVDLVINSPRGQGPRSDGAYIRQAAGLAGVSLVTTARAALAAANGMADMATHDLKVRSIQEFQQGVFQSDLTSSV; encoded by the coding sequence ATGCCACGCCGCCAAGATCTCAAAACCGTCATGCTCATTGGCTCGGGCCCAATTGTCATTGGTCAAGCCTGTGAATTCGACTATTCCGGTACCCAAGCGGCGCGGGTTTTGCGAGAGGAGGGTTTCCGGGTGGTGCTGGCAAACTCGAATCCTGCCACCATCATGACCGATCCAGATTTCGCCGATGCTACTTACATCGAGCCTCTCGATCTCACCGTGCTCACCGCCATAATCGAGAAAGAACGACCCGATGCATTGTTGGCAACCTTAGGTGGCCAAACGGCGCTCAACTTGGCGATTGAACTGGCGGAAGCTGGCGTGCTTGAACGGTTCGGGGTGGAACTTATCGGCGCCGACGCCCAAGCCATTGAAACCGCCGAGAATCGTCAACTTTTCAAAGAGGCCATGCAAGAAATTGGCTTGGAAGTCCCGCGTTCGGGTGTGGCTACCACGATGGAGCAAGCGCGCAAAATTGTGGCCGAGGTCGGCCTGCCGGTGGTGATCCGGCCCGCCTTTATCTTGGGAGGTAAAGGGACTGGTATTGCCGCCACCAGCGAACAGTTTGAAGAAATTGCTTCCGCCGGCCTTCATGCCAGCCCTATCAGCGAAATTCTGATTGAAGAATCGATTGCTGGTTGGAAAGAGCTTGAATACGAAGTAATTCGAGACAGTAACGATAATGCAATAATTGTTTGTTCGATAGAGAACTTTGATGCCATGGGCGTACACACTGGAGACTCGATCACCGTTGCGCCAGCACAAACTTTAACCGATAGCGAACATCAGATATTGCGAGATGCGGCCTTGCGTTGTGTGCGTCGTGTTGGTGTGAAGAATGGCGGTTCTAATGTTCAGTTTGCATTAAATCCAACCGATGGCCGAGTGGTCATCATTGAAATGAATCCCCGAGTTAGTCGTTCTTCAGCTTTGGCCTCCAAAGCCACGGGTTTCCCGATTGCTAAAATTTCCACCCGCTTAGCCATTGGTTACACCTTGGACGAAATTCCAAACGATATGACCGGGTCGACTTTGGCAAGCTTCGAGCCTGCTATTGATTACGTCGTTACCAAAGTACCTCGTTGGGCTTTTGAGAAGTTTCCGGGTACGTCTGGACGCCTGGGCACTTCGATGCAATCGGTCGGCGAAGTGATGGCCATCGCACGTACTTTTCCCGAGTCAATTCAAAAGGCTCTACGCTCGCTTGAGCAGGGCCGAGGTGGCTTGAACTGTGATGAGGGCGAGGCTATTTTTGACCAACAGGGCGTAGAGGCGTTGTTAGAAGCCGTGAAAATTGCCACACCGGATCGGCCTTTCGAAATCGAATCGCTCCTACGAAATGGTGTGAGTGTAGAAACGCTCAACGCTGCCACCGGTATTGATCCGTGGTTTTTGAACCAAATGTTGCGAATTGTAGATGCCCGCACCACGTATTCGCGCAAGGGGCCCAACGAGTTGCAAGCCAACGACTGGCGAACACTCAAACAGCTGGGCTTTTCCGACCACCAACTCGGTTGGCTTTGGAAGATCGACGAAGACAAAGTGCGACAAATGCGCTTGGCGCAGGGTGTTAAAGCCGTATTCAAAACAGTTGACACCTGCGCTGGAGAGTTCGAATCGAATACCCCCTATCACTATTCATCTTACGATGAAGAAGACGAGGTTGTAATTGGAGATAAGCCGAAGATTGTAATTCTGGGTTCGGGGCCGAACCGAATTGGTCAGGGTATTGAATTCGATTACTGCTGTGTGCACGCCAGTTTTGCCTTACGAGAAGCAGGCTATGAAACAGTAATGATCAACTGTAACCCAGAGACGGTTTCGACCGACTATGACACCAGCGACAGGCTATATTTCGAGCCGTTAACCTTTGAAGACGTCCAAAATATTTTGGATCTCGAAAAGCCGGTCGGTGTAGTGGTTTCACTAGGCGGCCAAACACCACTGAAGCTGGCCGAAGTTCTGCCGCCCGAGCTGGTGCTAGGGACTAGCCCACGCTCCATCGACCTAGCCGAAGACCGTGAGCAATGGAATGCTCTGTGCAGTCAATTAGAAATCCCACAGCCTCCAGGCGGCACGGCGACCAACATTGATGAGGCTAAAGAAATTACCGCCGCCATCGGGTACCCGGCGCTAATTCGACCGTCGTATGTGCTTGGAGGTCGAGCCATGCAGATTGTGTACGGCGATGAAGGGCTAGCTGCTGCTATGGCCGAATTGGCCGATAGCGGCTCGCTTGGGCGGGAAGGCGGTTTGTCAGCTAATCGGCCGGTACTAATCGACCGTTTCCTAGAGGACGCTACGGAAGTTGATGTTGATGCGTTACGTGATGCCAGCGGGGAAACGATACTGGGCGGGATTATGGAACACGTGGAACAGGCCGGAGTTCACTCTGGAGACAGCGCCTGCACCTTGCCACCCACCACGCTTTCACACCAAGCGTTAAGCACGATCGAGGCCTACACCCGGGCGATTGCTGAATCTTTAGAGGTGGTTGGATTGTTAAACGTGCAATATGCCGTCAAAGACGACCAGGTCTATGTGATTGAGGCCAATCCGCGCGCCTCTCGCACCGTACCCTTTGTGGCCAAGGCGACCGGGGTTCCATTGGCCAAACTAGCGGCGCGGGTAATGGCAGGTGCCACCATTGAATCGCTGCGTCAAGAAGGAATAGCACGTACCCCGGTCGTCGGCGACCATGTAGCGGTGAAAGAGGCGGTCTTGCCTTTCAACCGGTTCCCTGAAGCCGATGCTGTGCTGGGTCCTGAAATGCGCTCCACCGGCGAAGTGATGGGCATTGATCTCACCGTGGGTTTGGCGTTCGCAAAATCACAGTTAGCAGCCGGTACAAGGCTTCCCGAATCCGGCACGATCTTTCTGTCATTGGCAGATCGCGACAAGCCAATGGGTGTTGAGGCCGCCACAACATTTAGTCAACTTGGTTTCAAGCTGGTCGCCACTAGTGGTACTGCGCAGGCCCTTAGTGACGCTGGTCTTAAGGTCGAAACCATTGTTGCCAAGATGGGGGAGGACGGCCCGAATGCCGTCGATCTGATACGCGGCGGTCATGTTGATTTGGTGATTAACTCACCTCGAGGCCAAGGTCCTCGATCTGATGGTGCCTATATTCGCCAGGCAGCTGGCCTAGCAGGAGTTTCATTGGTTACCACGGCTCGTGCGGCGCTAGCGGCCGCCAATGGCATGGCCGACATGGCCACCCACGATTTGAAGGTCCGTAGCATTCAAGAATTTCAACAGGGCGTCTTTCAAAGCGACCTAACCTCGAGCGTGTAA
- the metK gene encoding methionine adenosyltransferase, producing MTSFMFTSESVTEGHPDKMADQISDAVLDALLSEDPNSRVACETLVTTGLAIVAGEITTKAYADISRVVRDTIAEIGYTNESFGFDARTCGVMVTIDEQSSDIAQGVDAAEEVRSGKAGEDEFLDRQGAGDQGMMFGYACDDTDVLMPMPIHVAHRMAERLAEVRKSGVIPYLRPDGKTQVSFEYENGKPVRLRNVVISTQHNEGIDRDSMIRPDLIDLVIRPTIPEQFADDDYEVFVNPTGKFVIGGPVGDAGLTGRKLIVDTYGGMGRHGGGAFSGKDPSKVDRSAAYAARWVAKNVVASGAAARCEIQVAYAIGMARPVSLFVETFGTEQVDPGKIRDAVSEIFDLRPAAIVRDLDLCRPIYRKTAAYGHFGREDDDFTWEKTNRAPDLRSYLGL from the coding sequence ATGACCTCTTTCATGTTCACCTCGGAGTCGGTCACCGAGGGTCATCCCGACAAGATGGCCGATCAGATTTCCGATGCTGTGCTGGATGCTTTGTTGAGTGAAGACCCAAATAGTCGTGTGGCATGTGAAACATTAGTGACCACCGGTCTTGCCATTGTGGCGGGCGAGATCACCACCAAGGCCTACGCTGATATATCACGAGTGGTGCGCGACACGATTGCGGAAATCGGGTATACCAACGAGTCGTTTGGTTTCGACGCTCGAACCTGCGGTGTGATGGTCACTATCGACGAGCAATCGAGTGACATCGCTCAAGGGGTCGACGCCGCGGAAGAAGTACGATCCGGTAAAGCTGGCGAAGACGAGTTCTTGGACCGTCAAGGTGCTGGCGACCAAGGCATGATGTTCGGCTATGCCTGCGACGACACCGACGTGTTAATGCCGATGCCCATCCACGTGGCTCATCGCATGGCGGAACGATTGGCCGAGGTTCGCAAATCGGGGGTTATTCCTTACCTGCGACCCGATGGCAAAACCCAAGTTTCATTCGAATACGAAAACGGTAAGCCGGTTCGCTTGCGCAACGTAGTAATTTCCACCCAGCACAATGAGGGCATCGACCGCGATTCGATGATCCGTCCCGATCTAATTGATCTGGTTATTCGACCCACCATCCCCGAACAGTTCGCTGATGATGACTATGAAGTCTTTGTGAACCCAACCGGCAAGTTCGTGATTGGTGGCCCGGTCGGTGATGCCGGTTTAACTGGACGAAAGCTGATTGTCGATACCTATGGCGGTATGGGCCGTCATGGTGGTGGAGCGTTTTCGGGTAAAGACCCTTCCAAAGTTGATCGTTCGGCCGCTTATGCAGCTCGTTGGGTGGCCAAGAATGTGGTGGCCTCTGGCGCGGCGGCCCGATGTGAAATTCAGGTGGCCTATGCCATTGGCATGGCACGACCAGTGTCGTTGTTCGTAGAAACCTTCGGCACCGAACAAGTCGATCCGGGTAAGATTCGCGACGCCGTCAGTGAAATTTTTGATCTTCGCCCGGCCGCTATTGTCCGAGATTTAGATCTTTGCCGTCCGATCTACCGTAAGACCGCCGCTTATGGTCACTTTGGACGAGAAGACGACGATTTCACCTGGGAAAAAACGAATCGGGCACCCGATCTTCGTTCCTACCTGGGGCTCTAA
- the def gene encoding peptide deformylase, producing the protein MAAPYEIRTFGDPVLRRVADEITNVDEKLVRLVEDMVQTMYDAPGVGLAAPQIGVEQRLFVYDVGDGPQAIINPVISESDGEWVFEEGCLSVPGLSWEIVRPKEVYLTGYDLDGNEVSFEADEYLARVFQHEMDHLNGVLLIERLEKAEHKAAMRTLRERALALEDAKSGALASLRTH; encoded by the coding sequence ATGGCAGCCCCGTATGAAATAAGAACCTTTGGTGATCCCGTACTGCGCCGGGTGGCCGATGAAATCACTAATGTGGACGAAAAATTGGTGCGCTTGGTCGAAGACATGGTTCAAACCATGTACGACGCTCCTGGCGTAGGTTTGGCAGCGCCCCAAATCGGCGTTGAACAGCGTCTTTTTGTTTACGACGTCGGCGATGGACCCCAAGCCATAATTAATCCGGTCATCAGCGAATCCGATGGAGAATGGGTTTTTGAAGAAGGCTGTCTATCGGTACCGGGCCTTTCGTGGGAAATTGTGCGTCCCAAAGAGGTCTATCTAACTGGTTACGACCTTGACGGTAATGAAGTCTCCTTTGAGGCCGACGAATATCTGGCGCGGGTCTTCCAACACGAAATGGACCATTTGAACGGGGTCTTGCTAATAGAGCGGTTAGAAAAGGCTGAGCATAAAGCGGCAATGCGAACGCTGCGCGAGCGCGCGTTGGCGCTCGAAGACGCTAAATCCGGTGCTCTTGCCAGCCTGCGTACTCACTAA
- a CDS encoding guanylate kinase, with protein MLVVLSGPGGVGKGTVVRELLAADNNLWLSRSWTTRSRRPGEAADAYHFVSPKEFDQRIAEGGFLEWAEFLGNKYGTPLPEPPAGKDVLLEIDVQGAQQVIKGFPEALLIFLEVPSPEVQAARLRGRGDSEDAVTRRIQVAAKEAAAGRALGAQLVINDELHQAVRDIQRLIALHRDRRVLER; from the coding sequence ATTCTAGTTGTACTTTCTGGCCCAGGCGGGGTTGGAAAAGGAACGGTTGTGCGCGAGCTGCTGGCCGCCGATAACAATCTTTGGCTTAGTCGTTCGTGGACAACGCGTTCTCGGCGTCCGGGTGAGGCCGCCGATGCTTACCATTTCGTTTCGCCCAAAGAGTTCGACCAACGCATTGCAGAAGGTGGATTCTTAGAGTGGGCCGAGTTTCTGGGTAACAAGTACGGAACTCCTTTGCCGGAACCACCGGCGGGTAAAGACGTACTATTGGAAATAGATGTTCAAGGTGCGCAACAGGTCATCAAAGGTTTTCCTGAAGCTCTATTGATTTTTTTGGAAGTGCCTTCACCTGAGGTTCAAGCGGCTCGGCTGCGTGGTCGTGGCGACAGTGAAGATGCCGTCACACGGCGTATTCAAGTTGCGGCCAAAGAGGCTGCGGCGGGACGAGCCCTGGGGGCCCAACTCGTAATCAACGACGAATTGCACCAGGCGGTGCGCGACATTCAGCGCCTAATAGCTCTGCACCGTGATAGACGAGTGCTCGAACGCTGA
- the fmt gene encoding methionyl-tRNA formyltransferase, which produces MVFLGTPEVACEPLRALYEAGFEIPLVITRPDKRRGRGKSLSPSPVKALAIELGLPVSSQVDDVLTVGAELGVVVAYGRIIKPHILDQLAMINLHFSLLPRWRGAAPVERAILAGDHETGVCVMEVDEGLDTGGIYRQETVVIDANETVDELRGRLSNIGAALMVQALRDGLGAPKAQVGEITYAEKLKPEELQIDWSKSALEIHRLVRLGGAWTTHRGKRFKLHTTQLISPEDHQELAPGEVHHDQVGTGEGELRMLVVQPEGKARQDATSWRNGARLSPGELLGT; this is translated from the coding sequence GTGGTATTTCTCGGTACTCCCGAGGTGGCATGCGAGCCGTTGCGTGCGCTTTATGAAGCTGGTTTCGAAATTCCACTGGTCATAACACGACCTGACAAGCGTCGTGGCCGTGGTAAATCTTTATCTCCCTCGCCCGTTAAAGCCTTGGCGATTGAGCTTGGCCTACCAGTGAGTTCTCAAGTTGATGACGTGCTTACCGTTGGCGCCGAGCTGGGTGTCGTGGTGGCATATGGTCGCATAATCAAGCCCCACATCTTGGACCAGTTGGCCATGATTAACCTGCATTTTTCGCTGCTGCCACGTTGGCGAGGTGCAGCGCCGGTTGAACGAGCCATTCTGGCTGGCGACCACGAGACCGGAGTCTGTGTAATGGAGGTCGACGAAGGGCTCGACACCGGTGGAATCTATCGGCAAGAGACGGTGGTCATTGACGCGAATGAAACGGTTGACGAGCTGCGAGGCAGGCTTTCAAACATCGGGGCCGCGTTGATGGTACAGGCTTTAAGGGACGGACTCGGCGCGCCAAAAGCCCAGGTCGGCGAAATCACCTATGCGGAAAAGCTGAAACCTGAAGAGCTTCAGATCGATTGGTCTAAGTCGGCTCTTGAGATACATCGCCTTGTTCGCCTAGGCGGGGCTTGGACAACACACAGAGGCAAGCGCTTCAAGCTACACACTACTCAACTTATTTCACCTGAGGACCACCAGGAACTTGCCCCCGGTGAAGTTCACCACGACCAAGTTGGTACCGGAGAAGGTGAGTTACGAATGCTCGTTGTCCAGCCGGAAGGCAAAGCCCGACAAGATGCCACATCTTGGCGCAACGGTGCGCGTCTAAGCCCCGGCGAGCTACTCGGAACGTGA
- the rpoZ gene encoding DNA-directed RNA polymerase subunit omega yields MSQQYDSMMYPRIEDLLDRAQGSKFRLVTLGAHRARQINAYFGQLGDGLGTMVPPQVASVARKPLSIAFEEIAADKIVAVDPNAKTKSKSNK; encoded by the coding sequence TTGTCTCAGCAGTACGATTCAATGATGTACCCACGTATCGAGGACCTCCTCGACCGGGCACAAGGTTCGAAGTTTCGCCTGGTTACTTTAGGTGCGCATCGGGCACGCCAAATCAACGCTTACTTTGGTCAGCTTGGTGATGGTCTGGGCACCATGGTGCCGCCACAGGTTGCTTCGGTGGCCCGTAAGCCGCTTTCAATTGCGTTTGAAGAAATTGCGGCCGACAAGATTGTGGCTGTCGACCCCAACGCTAAGACTAAGTCGAAGTCCAACAAGTAA
- the pyrF gene encoding orotidine-5'-phosphate decarboxylase, translated as MTEANSPINARDHLAIALDVPDSALALRLATQLKPYFQVAKIGLELFSATGPAMVEELKNLGFDVFCDLKLFDIPNTVQRAAQVIGSLGASYLTVHTAGGLDMVKAGHEGFHAGANENSFPEPNLLGVTVLTSEPDASALADRVATALDGRCEGVICAAPDLAQVHSLAPSLLKVVPGIRPAGSDVGDQARVATPSEAMAAGASILVIGRPVTQAPDPVAAAAAIMHELG; from the coding sequence ATGACTGAAGCTAATTCACCAATTAATGCCAGAGATCACTTAGCCATAGCACTAGATGTTCCCGACTCTGCCCTGGCGTTACGCTTAGCTACCCAATTGAAGCCGTATTTCCAGGTCGCCAAAATTGGGTTAGAGCTATTCTCGGCGACTGGTCCTGCCATGGTTGAAGAACTAAAAAACCTGGGTTTCGATGTTTTTTGTGATCTAAAACTCTTCGACATTCCGAATACGGTGCAACGTGCAGCCCAAGTGATCGGCTCGCTGGGTGCGTCTTATTTGACTGTCCACACCGCGGGCGGCCTCGACATGGTGAAAGCCGGTCATGAAGGGTTTCACGCTGGGGCCAACGAAAACAGCTTCCCCGAGCCCAATTTGTTGGGGGTGACGGTACTAACCAGCGAACCCGACGCCAGCGCCCTGGCGGATCGTGTGGCAACGGCGCTTGATGGCAGATGTGAAGGTGTGATCTGTGCTGCGCCTGACCTAGCGCAAGTACATTCGCTGGCACCGAGTCTTCTGAAGGTAGTTCCGGGTATACGTCCAGCAGGCTCCGACGTTGGCGACCAAGCGCGGGTCGCCACCCCCAGTGAGGCTATGGCGGCTGGTGCCAGCATTTTGGTGATAGGCCGCCCAGTAACTCAAGCACCTGATCCAGTGGCTGCAGCGGCGGCAATTATGCATGAATTGGGCTAA
- a CDS encoding dihydroorotate dehydrogenase has protein sequence MPPAPKQLSNLNLAAQVGSVTLPNPVMTASGTAGLSTELGAYLDLGALGAVVTKSLAAFAWPGNPPVRVTQTSAGMVNSVGLQGPGVEAWLHNDLPALGATGARVVASIWGRSVEEYEQAAAMLAQAPASVVAVEVNLSCPNLGGHGIFAQDAMATGAVMSATQAAGRPLWAKLTPMVTNIVEIAEAAIAGGAEALTLTNTVPALVLDPATRRSHLGGGMGGLSGPAMHPIALRAVYEVHAAMPTVPIVGVGGIAHGEDAINMFLAGANAVQVGTASFANPRATAVVLEQIRQWCVANDIKDLSELHGGAHRND, from the coding sequence ATGCCACCGGCACCAAAGCAATTATCAAATCTCAACCTTGCTGCGCAAGTAGGTTCGGTTACATTGCCGAACCCGGTTATGACTGCCTCAGGAACCGCCGGGTTGAGCACCGAATTGGGAGCTTACCTAGATCTGGGCGCGTTAGGGGCGGTCGTCACAAAATCGTTGGCTGCCTTCGCCTGGCCAGGTAACCCACCAGTTCGAGTCACTCAAACTAGCGCTGGGATGGTCAACTCGGTTGGGCTGCAAGGCCCGGGTGTTGAAGCATGGTTACATAACGACCTGCCCGCACTTGGTGCCACTGGTGCCCGGGTGGTGGCCAGCATTTGGGGCCGAAGCGTTGAAGAGTATGAGCAGGCGGCAGCCATGCTTGCTCAGGCACCCGCTTCGGTGGTCGCAGTTGAAGTTAACCTTTCATGTCCCAATCTGGGGGGCCATGGAATCTTCGCTCAAGACGCCATGGCAACTGGGGCCGTGATGTCGGCCACCCAAGCTGCTGGACGGCCCCTTTGGGCGAAGCTCACCCCCATGGTCACCAACATTGTGGAAATTGCCGAAGCCGCTATAGCCGGGGGCGCCGAGGCGTTGACCCTCACCAACACGGTGCCAGCTTTAGTTCTCGATCCCGCGACACGTCGTTCCCACCTAGGGGGAGGGATGGGCGGTCTGTCGGGGCCAGCCATGCACCCCATTGCATTACGGGCGGTTTATGAAGTGCATGCCGCGATGCCCACTGTGCCGATTGTAGGTGTGGGTGGCATTGCTCATGGTGAAGACGCCATCAACATGTTCTTAGCTGGGGCCAACGCCGTTCAGGTTGGTACCGCCAGTTTTGCGAACCCCCGGGCCACCGCCGTGGTACTCGAACAAATACGCCAATGGTGTGTAGCCAACGACATAAAAGACTTATCTGAACTGCACGGAGGAGCTCACCGCAATGACTGA
- the coaBC gene encoding bifunctional phosphopantothenoylcysteine decarboxylase/phosphopantothenate--cysteine ligase CoaBC — MLNGRRIVLGVTGGIAAYKAIELCRRLVDAGAHVSPVLTNGAKRFVGETTFSALASEPVQSSLWNEASPIPHTKLGQNADLIVVAPATAKVIADLRAGRSHDLLTATLLATRAPVLVCPAMHTEMWEHPAVQDNLNTLAKWGFHILPPEEGRLAGGDEGKGRLAAPEVIFAEIQRILDPDSQGSNASSALAELSADLAGLNVLVTAGGTREAIDPVRYIGNRSSGKQGFALVEEAVARGAKVTLVSTTTPPAQLSAQVVMVETADQMHAAVTERAGDSDIVIMAAAVADFRPEIVAPAKIKKHGGPPQIVLVPTVDILAELGSRKPERQTLVGFAAETTNVVDNATDKMTRKNVDLIVANDVSAPGVGFEHDTNSVVILSQDGRRKDVALTDKRAVAKAVIDAVVEQRQSNRT; from the coding sequence GTGTTAAACGGCCGTCGTATCGTTCTTGGCGTCACCGGCGGCATAGCCGCATATAAGGCGATTGAGCTTTGCCGTCGACTGGTAGATGCTGGTGCCCATGTTTCCCCTGTGCTTACCAATGGTGCCAAGCGGTTTGTTGGTGAAACCACCTTTTCGGCTTTAGCTTCCGAACCCGTTCAAAGTTCGTTGTGGAATGAAGCGTCGCCCATTCCACATACCAAGCTTGGCCAAAACGCTGATTTGATCGTGGTGGCGCCAGCTACCGCCAAGGTGATCGCCGATTTACGAGCTGGACGTTCGCACGATCTACTTACGGCCACCTTGTTGGCCACCCGCGCCCCAGTCCTTGTTTGTCCGGCAATGCACACCGAGATGTGGGAACACCCAGCGGTGCAAGACAACCTGAACACTTTGGCGAAGTGGGGCTTCCATATTCTGCCGCCCGAAGAAGGCCGGCTGGCTGGCGGCGATGAGGGTAAAGGCCGTCTGGCCGCCCCTGAAGTAATTTTCGCGGAAATTCAAAGGATCCTCGACCCTGATTCCCAAGGCTCAAACGCCTCCAGTGCCTTGGCCGAGCTGAGCGCCGATCTAGCAGGGCTGAATGTTCTTGTTACTGCTGGCGGAACCCGGGAAGCGATCGACCCAGTGCGTTACATAGGCAATCGTTCATCAGGCAAACAAGGGTTTGCTTTGGTCGAAGAAGCGGTCGCACGTGGCGCCAAAGTGACCTTGGTTTCAACCACCACACCCCCCGCCCAGCTTTCGGCACAGGTAGTGATGGTTGAAACTGCCGACCAGATGCATGCTGCGGTGACCGAGCGGGCCGGTGATAGCGACATTGTGATTATGGCCGCTGCGGTAGCCGATTTTCGCCCTGAAATTGTCGCCCCCGCGAAGATCAAGAAGCACGGTGGACCACCCCAAATCGTCTTGGTGCCTACCGTTGACATCTTGGCCGAGCTCGGAAGTCGTAAACCCGAACGTCAGACGCTGGTGGGTTTCGCCGCTGAAACTACCAACGTGGTAGATAACGCCACCGACAAAATGACTCGTAAAAACGTTGATCTAATTGTGGCCAACGATGTTTCCGCGCCGGGTGTTGGGTTTGAACACGACACCAATTCGGTAGTTATCTTGTCACAAGACGGACGACGAAAAGACGTTGCACTTACCGACAAACGAGCAGTAGCCAAAGCGGTGATTGACGCCGTGGTCGAGCAACGTCAAAGCAACCGCACTTAA